One Embleya scabrispora DNA segment encodes these proteins:
- a CDS encoding class I SAM-dependent methyltransferase, protein MTHPAPHGAHTAPAHEHVEADLTETLDLDAEVLAEHIEAVIASLPPGTDPRHIVDLGCGTGAGTLALLRRFPNSRVTAVDSAPAHLDRLRDRAVADGVDERLRIVRADLDAPAPPDLGHPDLVWASASMHHMSDPDRTLRQVRELLSPGGLFVMIELAAFPRFLPPAAPADSPGLEDRCHAAVDRQHAAMTSHRGADWAPKLTAAGFAIESEHTRTLHVPASRNPAVTRYAHTTFTGLRTRIGRLLTPEDRTALDRLLDPDSPRSLHHREDLALQTRRTTWTARVGRPRAGNPDPSPLPSNAKVPTPGVRPDDIRPQ, encoded by the coding sequence ATGACCCACCCCGCACCCCACGGCGCGCACACCGCCCCCGCACACGAACACGTCGAGGCCGACCTCACCGAGACCCTCGACCTGGACGCGGAAGTCCTCGCCGAGCACATCGAGGCCGTCATCGCGTCACTGCCACCGGGTACCGACCCCCGCCACATCGTGGACCTGGGCTGCGGAACCGGCGCCGGTACGCTCGCCCTGCTCCGGCGCTTCCCGAACTCCCGGGTGACGGCCGTCGACTCCGCCCCCGCCCACCTGGATCGCCTGCGGGACAGGGCGGTCGCCGACGGCGTGGACGAGCGTCTGCGCATCGTGCGGGCCGACCTCGACGCCCCCGCCCCGCCCGACCTCGGCCACCCGGATCTGGTCTGGGCGTCCGCCTCGATGCACCACATGAGCGACCCTGATCGGACCCTGCGCCAGGTCCGCGAACTGCTGTCCCCGGGCGGTCTGTTCGTCATGATCGAACTGGCCGCCTTCCCCCGCTTCCTCCCCCCTGCGGCCCCGGCGGACAGCCCCGGCCTCGAAGACCGCTGCCACGCCGCGGTCGACCGGCAACACGCGGCGATGACCTCCCACCGGGGTGCGGATTGGGCCCCCAAGCTCACCGCGGCCGGCTTCGCCATCGAATCCGAACACACCCGAACGCTGCACGTGCCCGCGTCGCGAAACCCGGCGGTGACCCGCTACGCCCACACCACCTTTACCGGCCTGCGCACCCGGATCGGCCGGCTCCTGACCCCCGAGGACCGCACGGCCCTGGACCGCCTCCTCGATCCCGACTCGCCCCGAAGCCTGCACCACCGCGAGGATCTGGCCCTGCAGACCCGGCGCACGACCTGGACCGCCCGCGTCGGCCGACCCCGCGCCGGCAACCCCGATCCCTCGCCACTTCCAAGCAATGCGAAAGTACCGACGCCGGGAGTTCGTCCCGACGACATCCGCCCGCAATAG
- a CDS encoding histone-like nucleoid-structuring protein Lsr2 → MAQRVVTLYTDDITGNEGEDIATHTFGLDGVTYEIDLGQDTYQQLLDALGPYFHAGRKTGTSRRTAVKAHRTGDGPDPVKVREWAKAQGIDINARGRVPGDIVAKYQAAH, encoded by the coding sequence ATGGCTCAGCGCGTAGTCACGCTCTACACGGATGACATCACCGGCAACGAGGGTGAAGACATCGCAACGCATACCTTCGGCTTGGATGGCGTCACCTACGAGATCGACCTCGGCCAGGACACCTACCAGCAACTGCTGGACGCCCTCGGCCCGTATTTCCACGCCGGCCGCAAGACCGGCACGTCGCGCCGCACCGCCGTCAAGGCGCACAGGACCGGCGACGGCCCGGACCCGGTGAAGGTCAGGGAGTGGGCCAAGGCACAGGGCATCGACATCAACGCCCGCGGCCGGGTACCGGGTGACATCGTGGCGAAGTACCAGGCGGCGCACTGA